One Rhizoctonia solani chromosome 1, complete sequence DNA window includes the following coding sequences:
- a CDS encoding Retrotransposable element Tf2 protein produces MDILDSCEFVSLALDSNKKPLLFIDLYVQKFPAEPIRTLIDSGATSNFISPLIVEKYKIPKTQLENPQVVRMLDGTISQTGRIWHQVHLTVSANGHPHSIPFLVCPIGNTPAILGMAWLSQESPLIDWNLGTVTFPDQAKIASEEEADPNPLTDLPPQYHKFARVFGEEEFKVLPPHREYDISIDLTPDAKLTPGPIYGMTDAESKALKQHIEEELATGKIRPSTSSAGAPVMFVKKADGSLRLVVDYRKLNEVTHKNVYPLPRQDDLMAKLRHAKIFTKLDLRWGYNNVRIKEGDEWKTAFRTKYGLFKYLVMPFGLTNAPAAFQHCMNNLFRDLIDVTVVIYLDNILIFSENPEEHPSHVREVLSRLMKNQLFCKLSKCHFHVTTVDYLGIVISPSGFSMDQKKVEAVTSWPQPRTVKQVQAFLGFVNYLRRFIPNFSLVARPLHNLTKKETPWTWGNLEEASFQELKALVTKSPVLIHSNPELPYYLETDASGVAMGAILSQRGPDNCLHPIAYMSKSFSGAEANYDTHDKELLAIIKALEEWRIFLEATDKPVQVFTDHRNLEYWMQARTFNRRHARWRIFLSDFNFEIHYRPGKQSGKPDALSRRSDYVDTPAEPEVMLPAEVFANTLEEELEIVTEIRTKLRDDPSLEPIIQFLTEDADNAPPSIWKAYRDYDWEEDLLWYRGKLVVPDAETLKEQLLREFHDSPLAGHPGQQRTLELLSRNYWWPGMKSSAKEWVECCPTCQANQVPPYPFHTISYDFVTGFPKSNGHDAILVVIDSFSKFGHFIPTSKKVTAKGLADLFISHVWKLHGLPVKTVSDQGTTFTGKFLRALYQRLGVKPAFSSAYHPESDGQTERVNQFIEFYLRSYVAANHSDWSTWLPLAEYAYNNAKHAATGKTPFELVYGRNPVMNPSNVPANVPKADAVADTLAWEWKEAEAALRMSKERMTRNLGTVPEYAIGERVWLDGRNVELRTNSNKLDPKRLGPFKVIEKISSHAYRLELPETLKIHNVFYVGLLSKSHKSPSQPFPERPPPETIEGEEEYEVEQIIDSKRQRGKWFYLIKWKGYSPEDNSWEPEELLEHSQEEIKRFNQARLRKACDSAKSL; encoded by the exons ATGGACATTTTAGATAGTtgtgaatttgtatctcttgctctGGATTCCAATAAAAAACCTTTATTATTCATCGATCTATACGTCCAGAAattcccggcagaacccaTCAGAACTCTtattgactcaggagccacatcgaacttcatttcccctttgattgtggaaaaatataaaatcccaaaaacccaactcgaaaatccccaagttgtgagaatgctagacggtactatttcccagactggtcgcatttggcaccaggttcatctcacggtttcggccaatggccatccccactccattcctttcctagtCTGCCCCATTGGGAACACACCCGCCATACTGGGCATGGCATGGCTCTctcaggagtcacccctCATCGACTGGAATCTAGGCACGGTTACATTCCCTGATCAAGCAAAAATTGCAtccgaggaggaagcagatcCCAACCCTTTAACAGATCTCCCACCTCAGTATCACAAATTCGCTAGGgtatttggcgaagaagagtttaaggtcctccctccacatagggagtatgacatttCAATAGACCTTactccagatgccaaactcacGCCAGGACCAATCtacggcatgactgatgcggaATCTAAAGCCCTTAAACAACATATTGAGGAGGAATTAGCCACAGGGAAGATTCGTCCCAGTACCTCCTccgcaggcgccccggtcatgtttgttaaaaaggcagatggctctCTCAGACTGGTGGTGGACTATAGGAAATTGAACGAGGtcacccacaaaaatgtTTACCCATTGCCAAGACAAGACGATCTCATGGCTAAGCTCAGACATGCCAAGATTTTCACAAAGTTGGACCTACGATGGGGATACAATAATGTgcggatcaaggaaggtgacgagtggaagacggccttccgcaccaaataCGGGTTATTCAAATACCTAgtaatgccctttggtctcaccaacgccccggccgccttccagcattGTATGAACAACCTATTCAGAGACCTCATTGATGTAACAGTAGTCATCTACCTGGacaacatcctgatcttctcagagaaTCCAGAAGAACACCCTagccatgtcagggaagtttTGTCAAGACtcatgaagaaccagctCTTCTGCAAATTGTCTAAGTGTCATTTCCACGTTACCACAGTCGATtatcttggcattgttatatCACCAtcaggcttctccatggatcagaagaaggtaGAGGCAGTTACATCATGGCCTCAACCTAGAACGgttaaacaggtccaggccttcttaggctttgttaactacctccggcggttcatccccaacttcagtttggtagcacgccctctgcacaaccttaccaaaaaggaaaccccctggacGTGGGGCAACCTAGAGGAAGCATCATTTCAGGAGTTGAAGGCCCTAGTTACCAAGTCGCCGGtactcatccattccaacccagaacTCCCCTATTACCTGGAGACTGACGCCtcaggggtagcaatggGAGCCATTCTTAGTCAGCGGGGCCCAGATAATTGTCTACATcccattgcctatatgtccaagtcatttTCAGGAGCGGAAGCGAATTACGACACTCACGATAAAGAGCTCCTGGCTATCATTAAGGCACTAGAagaatggaggatattcttggaggcaacggacaaaccggTACAAGTGTTCACGGATCACCGGaatctggaatattggatgcaggcacggacattcAACAGAAGGCATGCACGATGGCGCATtttcctgagcgacttcaattttgaaatccattatcgcccagggaagcaatcggggaaaccagacgcgtTATCTAGAAGATCCGATTACGTAGATACACCtgcagaaccagaagtcatgttacCGGCGGAAGTATTTGCAAACACGTTGGAGGAGGAACTTGAAATCGTCACGGAAATCCGCACCAAGCTTAGGGATGACCCTTCCCTTGAACCAATTATACAGTTCttgacagaagatgcggacaatgCGCCACCCTCCATTTGGAAGGCTTATAGGGACTacgactgggaagaagacctacTATGGTATCGAGGGAAACTGGTAGTTCCGGATGCAGAAACCCTGAAGGAACAATTGTTAAGGGAATTTCACGACTCCCCCTTAGCTGGTCACCCAGGACAACAGAGAACCCTTGAACTTCTAAgccgtaactactggtggccaggcatgaaatcatccgccaaggaatgggtagaatgttgccccacATGCCAGGCTAACC aagtccccCCATATCCGtttcacaccatctcctatgactttGTTACAGGGTTCCCAAAGTCAAATGGACACGACGCAATCCTGGTAGTAATTGattccttttccaaatttgggcacttcatcccaacctcaaagaaggtcacagccaagggtcTGGCAGATCTGTTCATCAGCCACGTCTGGAAATTGCACGGATTACCGGTCAAAACAGTTTCAGACCAAGGGACCAcattcacaggaaaattcctaagggcattATACCAACGACTCGGGGTAAAACCAGCCTTCTCATCGGCCTATCACCCGGAATCAGACGGGCAGACAGAGAGGGTCAATCAATTCatcgagttctacctcagatcgTATGTGGCAGCCAATCACTCAGATTGGTCTACTTGGCTCCCCCTAGCGgaatatgcatacaacaatgccaagcaCGCTGCCACCGGAAAAACGCCATTTGAACTGgtctatggaagaaacccggTAATGAACCCGTCAAATGTACCAGCCAACGTCCCCAAAGCAGATGCCGTAGCAGATACCCTAGCCTGGGAGTGGAAAGAAGCAGAGGCGGCCCtaagaatgagcaaggaacggATGACCAGGAACCTAGGAACCGTACCAGAATATGCAATAGGCGAGAGGGTTTGGCTGGATGGGAGGAATGTAGAACTCAGGACCAACTCGAACAAACTGGATCCCAAACGACTTGGACCCTTCAAAGTCATTGAAAAGATCTcaagccacgcctaccgtCTGGAACTGCCGGAAACCctaaaaatccacaatgtgttctatgtgggactacTATCAAAGAGCCACAAGTCGCCAAGCCAGCCATTTCCAGAACGAcctcctcctgaaacaatagaaggagaagaagaatacgaagtgGAACAGATTATTGATTCCAAGCGGCAACGAGGCAAATGGTTTtatttgataaaatggaagggatacagcccagaagacaattcctgggaaccagaggaactactggaacacagtcaagaagagatcaagcgcttcaatcaagctagactcagaaaggcttgtgactccgccaagagcctttaa
- a CDS encoding Retrotransposable element Tf2 protein: MTAEAPLIDWQQGLVTFPEQVQIASEEEADSDPLADLPPQYHEFAKVFGKEEFKVLPPHREYDISIDLVPDAKLTPGPIYGMTDAESKALKQHIDKELATGKICPSTSSAGAPVMFVKKADGSLRLVVDYRKLNDVLHKNVYPLPRQDNLMAKLRHAKMFTKLDLRWGYNNVRIKEGDEWKTAFRTKYGLFEYLVMPFGLTNAPAAFQHFMNNLFRDLIDVTVVIYLDDILIFLEKLEDHPNHVREVLSRLMKNQLFCKLSKCHFHVTTVDYLGIVISPTGFSMDQKKIKAVTSWPQPKTVKQAQAFLGFVNYLRHFIPNFSTVARPLHNLTKKETPWSWGETEEDAFQELKALVTKSPVLIHSNPELPYYLETDASGVAMGAILSQRGEDNRLHPIAYMSKSFSGAEANYDTHNKELLAIIKALEEWRIFLEATNKPAWTFNRRHARWRIFLSNFNFKIHYCPGKQSGKPDALSRRLDYVDLPTEPEVMLPAEVFANTLEEEVEIVTEIRSRIREDPSLEPIIQFLTENAEDAPPSIQKAYRDYDWEEDLLWYRGKLVVPDSEPLKEQLLKEFHDSPLAGHPGQQRTLELLSRNYWWPGMKSSAKEWVECCPTCQANRQAHAPAIALKPLEVPPFPFHTISYNFITGFPKSDGYNAILVVIDSFSKFGHFIPTTKKVTAKGLADLFITHVWKLHGLPVKTVSDRGTTFTGKFLRALYQRLGIKPAFSSAYHPESDGQTERVNQFIEFYLRSYVAADHSDWATWLPLAEYAYNNARHLATGKTPFELVYGRNPVMSPSNVPANVPEADHVANTLAQEWKEAESALRLTKERMAGNKGITPEYAIGKKVWLDGKNVELRTNSNKLDPKRLGPFEVLEKISSHAYRLKLPETVKIHDVFYVGLLSKVHESPSQPFPEHPPPETIKGEEEYEVEQIIDSKRQRGKWFYLIKWKGYGPEDNSWEPEELLEHSQEEIQRFNKSRLKKACDSAKSL, encoded by the exons atgacagcagaagctcctctgattgattggcaacagggactagtcacattccctgaacaagttcaaattgcctctgaggaagaagcggactcagatcctttagcagaccttccccctcagtaccatgagtttgctaaagtatttggcaaagaagaatttaaggtcctccctccacatagggagtatgacatctccattgaccttgtcccagacgCCAAACTGACCCCTGGTcccatatacggcatgacggatgcggaatccaaggcattaaaacaacacattgacaaggaattagcaacgggcaaaaTTTGCCCCAGCACTTCATCCGCCGGCgctccagtcatgtttgtaaagaaggcagatggttcACTAAGATTGGTAGTTGACTATAGGAAGTTAAATGACGTCTTGCacaagaacgtttacccaCTCCCTAGGCAAGACAACTTGATGGCCAAGCTCAGGCATGCAAAGATGTTCACCAAGCTAGAtctacgctggggttacaacaatgtcaggatcaaggaaggagatgaatggaaaacagcattTAGGACTAAAtatgggctatttgaatacctggtaatgccttttggcctcaccaacgccccagccgccttccaacatttcatgaacaacctgttcagggacctcattgacgtcacagtggtgatCTATTTGGATGACATCTTAATCTTCTTGGAGAAACTGGAGGACCACCCTAACCACGTAAGGGAAGTCCTCTCCCGGTTGATGAAGaatcagctgttctgcaagctctccaagtgccacttccacgtcaccacggTTGATtatcttggcattgtcatatcccccaCCGGTTTTTccatggaccaaaagaagatcaAGGCGGTCACATCATGGCCTCAACCCAAGACAGTCAAACAGGCCCAGGCCTTTCTAgggtttgtcaattacctcagACATTttattcccaacttcagcacGGTTGCGCGCCCCCTACAcaatctcaccaaaaaggaaaccccctggtcatggggtgaAACGGAGGAAGACGCATTCCAGGAATTAAAGGCCCTTGTCACCAAATCCCCGGTTCTTATCCACTCCAATCCAGAActaccctactacctagaaacagacgcatcaggggtagccatgggagctatATTGAGCCAAAGAGGAGAGGATAACCGGCTCCATCCAATCGCGTatatgtcaaaatccttctcGGGTGCTGAAGCCAACTATgatacccacaacaaggaactattggctatcatcaaggcattggaagaatggaggatcttcttggaagccaCCAACAAGCCT gcatgGACATTCAATAGGAGACACGCTAgatggcgcatcttcttgaGCAACTTTAACTTCAaaatccactattgcccaggaaaacagtcaggaaagccagacgcCCTCTCCAGAAGATTGGATTATGTAGACCTACCCActgaaccagaagtcatgctacccgcagaagtctttgcaaacaccttggaagaggaggttgaaattgtcacagaaatacgGTCTAGAATCAGAGAAGACCCATCCCTGGAAccaatcatccagttccttaCAGAAAACGCGGAGGATGCACCTCCTTCCATTCAAAAGGCTTATcgggattatgactgggaagaagaccttcTGTGGTACCGCGGAAAATTAGTAGTCCCGGACTCAGAGCCTCTCAAGGAACAATTGCTTaaggaattccacgactcccCATTGGCGGGtcacccaggacaacaaagGACGTTAGAACTCCTTAGCCGgaattactggtggccaggaatgaaatcatccgccaaggaatgggtagagtgctgtcctacctgccaagccaatcgaCAAGCTCACGCCCCTGCCATTGCCCTAAAACCATTGGAAGTCCCCCCTTTCCCgttccacacaatatcctacAACTTTATCACGGGGTTCCCCAAATCTGATGGGTACAATGCAATTCTAGTGGTAATCGattccttctccaagtttggtcattttatcccaaccacaaagaagGTCACGGCTAAGGGTCTAGCCGacctgttcatcacccacgTTTGGAAGTTACACGGACTACCGGTCAAAACAGTTTCAGACCGCGGAACaacgttcacagggaaattcctaagagcattataccaacgccttggaaTCAAACCggccttctcctcagcctaccatccggagtcagacggacaaacagaaagggtgaaccaatttattgagttctaccttaGGTCCTACGTTGCGGCGGATCATTCAGACTGGGCTACCTGGCTACCGTTagcagaatatgcgtacaacaacgctaGACACTTGGCCACAGGAAAGACCCCCTTTGAACTTGTCTATGGAAGGAACCCTGTCATGAgcccatccaacgtaccagcGAATGTTCCGGAAGCCGACCACGTAGCCAACACCCTGGCtcaagaatggaaggaagcggAATCCGCCCTGAGACtgacaaaggaaagaatggcAGGAAACAAAGGAATAACCCCAGAATACGcaattggcaaaaaagtctggctggatgggAAAAatgtggagcttagaaccaactccaacaaattggACCCTAAGAGACTAGGCCCTTTTGAAGTCTTAGAAAAAATTTCCAGCCATGCGTACCGACTAAAACTTCCGGAAACtgtgaaaatccatgacgtgttctatgtaggactgTTATCCAAAGTCCACGAATCTCCCAGTCAACCCTTCCCAGAACATCCCCCTCCAgaaacaatcaaaggggaagaagaatatgaggtagaacagatcattgactccaaaagacaacgaggaaaatggttctacttgataaaatggaaaggttatggaccggaagacaattcatgggaaccagaagaactcctggaacacagccaagaagaaattcaacgcttcaacaagtcacgactgaaaaaggcttgtgactctgccaagagcctttaa
- a CDS encoding Retrotransposon-derived protein PEG10: MEPEPTISALLKAVTALTATVGSLQDQIRSQGQQLSKLKAICKETADLLGDKDQGGTTQTQAQPGPSTGPITPPSHTEGQADTPRTARPGLRDPFRPTRGTTGYDSEEEQPRRIKEEPCGALRDLRTLTPFSSGSDTKRPKMELPDPFKGDIQGRKAVQWLDRMLLWGALHRDQFEEDEQLIVWILYHMEDKAADWALPIIGNIIKGETNAPTTIPAMTTKFKEAFADPDAKRAAARKIAALTQTTTTAEYVTEFRNLMAELDWNEEAYIAQFTRGLQWKVKELLSTKDSIPDELEAIFAASIKIDNIRRENEENRPKKAPTKSPVTATTSTTTTTQRVRLSEDPNYVTPEERDRRRASGLCVKCGQKGHGIKQCPNGWKATIKEVAKVAEDAELGKD; encoded by the coding sequence atggaaccagagccgaccattagcgctctcctcaaggctgtcacagccctcacagccactgTTGGGTCcttacaggaccaaatccgctcccaaggccaacagctcagcaagctcaaagccatatgcaaagaGACCGCGGACCTTCTCggagacaaggaccaagggggaaccacccaaacccaagcacagcctggcccatcgactgggcctatcacccctccttCTCATACAGAAGGACAAGCCGACACTCCAAGAACGgctaggcctgggctcaggGACCCCTTCCGCCCCACCAGAGGCACCACTGGGTACGActccgaggaagaacaaCCAAGgaggatcaaggaagaaccTTGCGGAGCGCTTAGGGATCTAAGgaccctcacccccttcagCTCGGGCTCGGACACCAAAcgtcccaaaatggagctacCGGACCCATTCAAAGGAGATATCCAAGGACGAAAGGCGGTCCAATGGTTAGACCGCATGCTGTTATGGGGGGCCCTTcacagggaccaatttgaGGAAGACGAGCAATTGATTGtctggatcctctaccacatggaGGATAAAGCCGCTGATTGGGCACTCCCTATCATTGGGAATATCATCAAGGGTGAAACCAATGCCCCCACAACCATCCCGGCCATGACAACCAAGttcaaggaagcctttgcggaccctgatgccaaaaGGGCAGCCGCAAGGAAGATAGCCGCGCTAACTCAGACTACCACCACGGCTGAGTATGTCACCGAATTCCGCAACcttatggcggaacttgactggaatgaAGAGGCATACATCGCCCAAttcacgcgcggccttcaatggaaggtcaaggaactcctgtctaCCAAAGACAGTATTCCCGACGAGTTGGAGGCTATCTTTGCCGCctccatcaaaattgacaacattcgtcgggaaaacgaggagaaccgGCCCAAAAAGGCCCCCAccaagtccccggtcaccgcgACCACTTCCACTactaccaccacccaacGGGTCCGTCTTTCTGAAGACCCAAATTACGTTaccccggaagaaagggaccgccgccgcgcgtctggcctttgtgtcaagtgcggccaaaaagGACATGGcatcaagcagtgccccaatgggtggaaagccacaatcaaggaagtGGCTAAGGTTGCCGAAGATGccgagttgggaaaagactga